The Streptomyces capitiformicae genome contains the following window.
CCCAGCGCGGGGGTGAAGTAGAACGCGTTGAAGGCCTGCTGCGTCCGCAGGTCCCGGGTCGGGATGCGCGCGATGTCCCCGGTGACCTTGGTCAGCGCGGAGGCGAGTGCCGAGGGCCGCCCGGTGAGCAGGGCGCCCGCCCGGTCGGCGGCCAGCTCGCGGTAGCGGGACAGCACCCGGATGAGCAGGAAGCTCAGCGCGTACACGGCCGCCGAGATCCCCAGGACCGCGCTGAACACGACGGCGGTGTTCTGGTCCCGCCGGCCGCCGAACATGTGCGAGTAGAACGCGAACCGTACGACGAGCCCGGCGATCACCCCGAGGAACGAGGCGATCGTCATCACGGCGACATCCCGGTGCGCCACATGCGACAGCTCGTGCGCGAGCACGCCCTCCAACTCGTCCGGCTCCAGCCGCGCGAGCAGCCCGGTCGTCACGCACAGCACCGCGTGATCGGCGTTCCGCCCGGTCGCGAACGCGTTCGGCATCTCCATGTCCGCCACCGCGACCTGAGGCTTCGGCACATCCGCCACCGCACACAGCCGGTCCACCACCCCGTGCAGCCGTGGATACTCCTCCCGCTCCACGATCCGCCCGCGCATCGCGTACAGCGCGATCCGATCGGAGAACCAGAACTGCGCGGCCAGGAACCCCGCCGCGATCACCACGACCAGCACCCACGACTTCAGCAGCGCCACCAGCGCGGCCACGAACAGCACGTACAGCAACCCGAGCAGAAACATCGTGACCGTCATCCGAACGGTCAGCCGCGGATCACTGCGGAACCGGTTGGACATCCGCACCACCCCGCACTCAGGCAGCCGCTGGTCCCCGACTTCCATTGTGCGCCTGCCTTCGCCCTGCTCAGGCGCCTCTCCCGATCAGCCGCCGAGTCCCGCCAGCCGCTTCCGCTGCCGCAGCACGTAGTCGCTGAACAGATGCCGGCCGCGATCGAGCAGCTCACCCACCTCCGGGTCCCCGTGGCGTACGTCCGCCGACGGGAACCAGCCCTGCACGGACTGCCCGGCCCACGCCCGCAGCTTGTCGTCCGGGTCGTCCAGTACGGCCACGGCCGCCCGCAGCCGCACCACCCCGCCACAGGCGTCCAGCAGCCGGAAGGCGGCCACGCGCGTGTGCCGGGCCCGCCCGGCCCCGAGCCGCTCCATCAGCCACTCGGCGGGCAGCCGGCCCGCCGACGGCAGCAGGGCGGTGGTCGCCTCGCGTACGACCCCGGGCGCGGGATCGTCGAGCAGGGGTCGCAGCCGCCGTACGTCGGACACGTCCAGCAGCCGCAGGGCCGCCACCGCCCGGGCGCGCACCGCGGGCGCCGGGTGGGCGAGCAGCGGCCACAGCAGCTCGGCGTCCGCCCGCTCCCCGCACTCGGCGAGCCCGACGACGGCCCCGGGCCGCAGCGCCGGATCGTCCGGCGCCGAGCACCAGGCCCGATGCACGGGCAGCGGATCGGTCCCGTACTGCCGTACGACATACCGCGCACAGGCCCGCACCAGCGCCGACCGATCGGCCAGGAACTCCACCGCCCGCTCGGGCCGCCGCGCCCGCCGCAGCGCGGTGACCCCGGCGGAGCGGGCGCGGGGATTGCGGGCGCTGAGCAGCGGTTCGAGCACGCCGTCGTACGGCCCCTCCGGTACGCCGGCGGCCAGCGCGGCGTCCGCGCACAGGTTCTGGACGACGGCGTCCTCGTCGCGGGCGGCGGCGCGGGCCAGCTCGGCGGGGGAGAGGAGCCGCTCCTCGACGACGAGCCGGTACCCGAAGCGGCGTACGGCACGGTCGGGGTCGGCGAGGAGGGGTGCGAGCCGGTCCAGTGGGGCCCGGCGCAGGAGCTCGTCGAGCAGCGCGACGGCGAAAGCCCCCCGCCCGCGGCGGCCGACGAGCAGGATCAGCGGCGCCAGGGCGAGGACGGCGCCCACGTCGAGCGCCTCGCGCAACAGGGTGCGGGCACGCTCACGCACCGGCTCGGCCCAGTCGGCGGCACGGACGACCACCAGCGGCAACAAATCCGGGTACGCCATGGCCGGCCGCAGCGCCGCCTCGCGGACCCGTCCGTCGCGATGGCACAGGGCGAGCGCGAGCCGACCCTCGCCGAGCTCCTTACGACGCGAAAGGACGCCGAGCCGCCCGCGTCGCCCCTCGACCTCGTCCCGCGTGGGCAGCAGCTCCCGACCGAGCCGGCAACGGACACCCGCGTCCAGGTCGAGCCAGGCGCCGGGCGCGGTGACCTCGACCGCGTCCCGCAGCGGCACGCCCTGCGCGAGTTTCCGCGCCGCTTCGCCCCCGCTCCGAACGTCTTCCCGCACGTCCGGCCTCAGTACGACGACCGATAGTTGATGTACCCGATCAGCGCGATCAGGCCCGCCACGCACCCGAACACGATCACCGTCGACACCCACGACGACCGCCGCGGCCCCACCGGATCGGGATCGGCCCGGAACGGCTGCGGCGCGGGCGGGTTCTCCTTCCAGCGCGCGGCCAGCATCCGGGCCCGCGCGGAGGGCTCCTTGTGCTCGGCGTTGTCGGCCCACCTGAGGTCGAACTCCCGCTCGCTGTCGTCCTGTTCGGACATCTCCGTATCTCCCCGTAGCGATTCATGGCACTGCTCGAACAGCAGTCCACGGAACCATACGACGGCGCCCCCGCCCTGAGAAACAGGAACGGGGGCGCCGACGGAAGAGCGACCGCTTACCGGCCTAGGCGTCGATCACACGTCGAAGTACAGCTCGAACTCGTGCGGGTGCGGACGCAGCTGGAGCGGAGCGATCTCGTTGGCGCGCTTGTACTCGATCCACGTCTCGATCAGGTCGGACGTGAAGACGTCACCGGCGAGCAGGAACTCGTGGTCGCGCTCGAGGGAGTCGAGGACGGCCGGGAGGGAGGTCGGGACCTGCGGAACGCCCGCGTGCTCCTCGGGGGCGAGCTCGTAGAGGTCCTTGTCGATCGGCTCGGCCGGCTCGATCTTGTTCTTGATGCCGTCCAGGCCCGCGAGGAGCAGAGCCGAGAAGGCGAGGTACGGGTTGCCGGAGGAGTCGGGTGCGCGGAACTCGACGCGCTTGGCCTTCGGGTTCGAACCCGTGATCGGGATACGCATGGCCGCAGAGCGGTTGCGCTGCGAGTACACCAGGTTGACCGGGGCCTCGAAGCCCGGCACCAGACGGTGGTACGAGTTCACCGTCGGGTTGGTGAACGCCAGCAGCGACGGGGCGTGCTTGAGGATGCCGCCGATGTAGTAGCGGGCGGTGTCCGACAGGCCCGCGTAACCGGCCTCGTCGTAGAACAGCGGGTCGCCGTTGCTCCACAGCGACTGGTGGACGTGCATGCCCGAGCCGTTGTCACCGAAGATCGGCTTCGGCATGAAGGTCGCGGTCTTGCCGTTGCGCCAGGCCACGTTCTTCACGATGTACTTGAAGAGCTGGAGGTCGTCGGCGGCGGCGAGCAGCGTGTTGAACTTGTAGTTGATCTCGGCCTGGCCGGCGGTGCCCACCTCGTGGTGCTGACGCTCGACCTTCAGGCCGGACTTCTCCAGCTCCAGGGAGATCTCGGCACGCAGGTCGGCGAAGTGGTCGACCGGCGGGACCGGGAAGTAACCGCCCTTGTAGCGGACCTTGTAACCGCGGTTGTCCTCCAGCGCACCGGTGTTCCAGGCGCCCGCCTCGGAGTCGATGTGGTAGAAGGACTCGTTCGACGAGGTGGCGAAGCGCACGCTGTCGAAGACGTAGAACTCGGCCTCGGGACCGAAGTACGCGGTGTCGGCGATACCGGTGGAGGCCAGGTACGCCTCGGCCTTCTTCGCCACGTTCCGCGGGTCACGGGAGTACTGCTCGCCCGTGATCGGGTCGTGGATGAAGAAGTTGATGTTGACCGTCTTGTCCTTGCGGAACGGGTCGACACGCGCGGTGGACAGGTCGGCGCGCAGCGCCATGTCGGACTCGTGGATGGCCTGGAAGCCGCGGATCGAGGAGCCGTCGAAGGCCAGCTCCTCGGCCGGGTCGAAGGCCTCAGCCGGCACTGTGAAGTGCTGCATCACACCCGGCAGGTCGCAGAAGCGGACGTCGATGAACTTGACGTCCTTGTCCGCGATGAACTTCTTGGCCTCGTCGGCGTTCTGGAACATCCAGCTCCTCCTACTCCCGACCGTCCCGCCGGGGTGGTAGTTCGTTCGTGCGGCCAGTGCGGTGGCACACGCTGCCTTCGACACTAGGGACGCGTGGTTTCTCGTACGTGACCCATTTGTTTCGCTCAAGTTAATCGGACATCCTGCCCCGCCCCCCACCTGTCCATATGTCAAAACGGTCGCAGTACCGTGGTCGGGTGGACAAGAGGCAAGCAATCGGTTCGTGGCTCTCCGGCCCCCGCGCGGCCGCGGAAGAGGCGGGTGTCGACTTCGGATACCGGGGTGAACAGCTCGGTCTGCCGGAGGAGGGGCCGGGCTCCATCGCCCGCCCCGGCCGGCGCCTCGGCGCACTGGCCGTCGACTGGGGGCTGTGCCTCTTGATCGCATACGGTTTGATCACCGACGGCTACGATCAGGCGACCAGTAACTGGGCCCTGCTCATCTTCTTCCTGCTCCACGCCCTGACGCTGGGCACGGTCGGCTTCACTCCGGGTAAGCGCCTCTTCGGCCTCCGCGTGGTCGCCCAGGACACCGGCGCCGTGAACCCCCTGCGCGCCCTCATCCGTACGGTCCTCCTCTGCCTCGCGATCCCCGCCCTGGTCTGGGACCGCGACGGGCGGGGGCTGCACGACCGGCTGGCGCGGACGGTCGAGGTCAGGATCTGAGGCGGATTTCGGGAGTGCGACGAAGGGGCGCCCGGATCACTCCGGGCGCCCCTTCGTCGTAGCAGGGGAGGAATCAGCGGGCCTTCGGGCCGCCCTTCGGCATGCGCATGCCCTTAGGCATAGGACCCTTTGGCAATGGCATGTTGCTCATGAGATCCCCCATGGCACGCAGCCGGTCGTTGGTGGCGGTCACCTGGGGGCCGGAGAGGACGCGGGGCAGCTTCAGCATGGTCGTGCGGAGCTTCTTCAGCTCGACCTGGCCCTCGCCGGTGCCCACGACGAGGTCGTGCACCGGCACGTCCGCCACGATCCGGGCCATCTTCTTCTTCTCGGCGGCCAGCAGGCCCTTGACCCGGTTCGGGTTGCCCTCGGCGACCAGGACGATGCCGGCCTTGCCGACGGCCCGGTGCACCACGTCCTGGCTGCGGTTCATCGCCACCGCCGGAGTGGTGGTCCAGCCGCGGCCCACGTTGTCCAGTACCGCCGCGGCGGCACCCGGCTGGCCCTCCATCTGCCCGAACGCGGCACGCTCGGCCCGGCGTCCGAAGACGATCGCCGTCGCGAGGAACGCGATCAGGAGGCCGAAGATACCGAGATAGATGGGGTGACCGATCAAGAAACCGATCGCGAGGAAGACACCGAAGGTGATGATTCCGATAGCCGCGAGTACAAGACCGATCTTCTTGTCGGCCCTGCGGGTCATCTTGTACGTGAGGGCGATCTGCTTGAGTCGCCCGGGGTTCGCAGCGTCCGCTGCGGTTTCCTTCCTCGCCATGGCACGAAGTCTACGTGCCAGGCAAAGCGAGGACGACGGCGGTGCCGGTGGGGACCGGTGACCGGCGAAACGCTGGGGAGCGGCGCCGGGCGGCGGCGGTACCGGGGTGGAGCGGGCGGTGACGCGAGCGGTGGAGCGGTGGAGCGGTGAGGCGGTGGGTTACGACAGGCGTGCGGAGACGGCCTCTTCGAGGACGCGCTCGGCCTCGACACGGTCCTTGGCGCGGCGGCGGTCCTCCAGGACGGAGGTCCAGGCGTTGCGACGGGCGGTGCGCTGGCCGCCGCTCATGAGCAGCGACTCGACGGCACGGAGTGCATCGGTGAACGACGGGATGGCGGTGGCGCGTACGGGCGCGGCCTGCATGATGTAGGTCCCCCCTCGGGAGTGGTGCTCTGGTGAGAGCTGTACCGGGTGTAAAACCAGGGTCACTGATTGGTGTTACCAGGGCGTGACCGACCGGTCAAACACCAATGAAACCTTGATGGGCGCCCCTTAAACCCCGACGCGGCCCCGACAGGGCCCTCATCTGCGAGGACGGTCGGGACCGCGGTCAATCGGCCATTACTGGCGGGTAGCCACTTGTGTGCAGGTTCACACGATTGGCTGGCACTGCGTGCCATTTGGCGTAGGGGTCAGACGGCCTGCGAAGCGATGTACGTGCCACGCTTCTCGACGGCCATCTGGTACAGGCGGCCGGCGCGGTAAGAGGAGCGGACGAGCGGGCCGGACATCACGCCGGAGAAGCCGATCTCGTCGGCCTCCTGCTTCAGTTCGACGAACTCCTGCGGCTTGACCCAGCGCTCCACTGGGTGGTGGCGGACGCTCGGGCGCAGGTACTGGGTGATGGTGACCAGCTCGCAGCCGGCGTCGTGCAGCTGCCGGAGTGTCTCGCTGACCTCCTCGCGGGTCTCGCCCATGCCGAGGATCAGGTTCGACTTGGTGACCAGGCCGTAGTCACGGGCTTCGGTGATGACCTTCAGGGAGCGCTCGTAGCGGAAGCCGGGACGGATGCGCTTGAAGATGCGGGGAACCGTCTCGACGTTGTGCGCGAAGACCTCGGGGCGGGAGGCGAAGACCTCCTCCAGCAGCTCCGGGACGGCGTTGAAGTCGGGGGCGAGGAGCTCGACCTTGGTCTGGCCGGCCTCGCGGTCGGCGGTCTGCTCGTGGATCTGCCGTACGGTCTCGGCGTACAGCCAGGCGCCGCCGTCGGGGAGGTCGTCGCGGGCGACGCCGGTGATGGTGGCGTAGTTCAGGTCCATGGTGACCACGGACTCGCCGACGCGGCGGGGCTCGTCGCGGTCCAGCGCCTCGGGCTTGCCGGTGTCGATCTGGCAGAAGTCGCAGCGGCGGGTGCACTGGTCGCCGCCGATGAGGAACGTCGCCTCGCGGTCTTCCCAGCACTCGTAGATGTTCGGACAGCCCGCCTCCTGGCAGACCGTGTGCAGGCCCTCGCTCTTCACGAGGCTCTGCATCTTCGTGTACTCGGGGCCCATTTTCGCCCGGGTCTTGATCCACTCGGGCTTGCGCTCGATGGGGGTCTGGCTGTTGCGGACCTCCAGGCGCAGCATCTTGCGTCCGTCGGGTGAGACTGCGGACACATCGGCTCCCTGTGCTTCGATTCTTCGGCGTACACCAGGGTACGCCCGTACGGTTCTCGGTCCCCTGGGTGGGCAACCTTCACCATCGGGGTGGCATTCCCTTCGCCCCCGCCGCCCCTACCCGTCCCGTCCCAGGGGCTGCCGCCCCTTCGGCCCCCGCATCAGAGCTCGGCTGGATGGGGGTTGGTTGGCGGGTGCGGGTTGTACGTGGTTGATCGCGCAGTTCCCCGCGCCCCTGAAAACCCGGGCGCGTCCCCTGCTTTCAGGGGCGCGGGCAGTACCAGGTCCGCCGCTACGCCGACGCCCGTTCCACCTCGCGCGGCTTCAGGTCCGCGTTCTCCAGTACGTCCCGCAAGTGCTTCTCGGCCACCGGGAGGACCTCGGCGATCGTGATGTCGCGCCCGAGTTCGTTCGCCAAGGACGTGACGCCGGCGTCACGGATGCCGCAGGGGATGATGCGGTCGAACCACACGTTGTCCGGGTTCACGTTCAGTGCGAAGCCATGCATCGTGACGCCCTTGGCGACGCGGATACCGATCGCCGCGACCTTGCGGTCCTCGCGCCGCTGCCCGGCGTTGGAGGGCGCGTACTCCGGCCCGTTCATCCGGGGGTCGAACTCCTCGTCGGTCATCCGGGGGTCCAGGTCCAGAGAGAGCCCGCCCAACCGCTGCTCGACCGGGTCGCCGAGCACCCACACCCCGCTGCGGCCCTCGACCCGGGTGGTTTCCAGGCCGAACTCCGCGCACGTACGGATCAGAGCCTCTTCGAGGCGCCGTACGTGGGCGACGACGTCCACCGGGCGGGGCAGCTTCTGGATCGGATAGCCCACCAGCTGCCCCGGCCCGTGCCAGGTGATCTTGCCGCCGCGGTCGACGTCCACGACGGGCGTACCGTCGAGGGGGCGCTCGTTGTCGGCCGTGCGCCGGCCCGCCGTGTAGACCGGGGGGTGCTCCAGGAGCAGCACGGTGTCGTCGATGTCGTCGGCGAAGCGCGCCGCGTGCACCCGGCGCTGCTCGTCCCACGCCTCCCGGTACTCGACGGCCTCCGTGCCGAACCCCATGCGGACGAACCGCAACCCACTCACGGCAAGCGCCTCCCTCGGCGGTACGGCCGTGCGGCGGTACCGCGATAACTGTGTCAGCCAAGCTGCGTCAGGCACATACGCGCCCACGCCACTGTACGACCGTACGACCGGGTGTCGTACCCGTGCCCGCCCGGCGTAGTCCGTGACCGCCCGGCGTACGACGGGAAGCACCGGCGCGTGACGGAGGCCCTTCTCGTCAGCCGTGCAGCGAATCCTCACACGATCGGATGAATGGACGCGGAAGTGTGCGATCGGACGCTTACTCTCCGCTACATTCGCGCCGTTCACAAGGCCGCAAAAGGCTTCTCACCAGGCAATCCGGGAAACCCCGCCGACACCCGGAAGGCAGGAGACCGCACCGCAGATGACGGAACGACCCGCGCAGCGCACCCCCAACCGCCAGCTCGCCGCCCTCATCGCAGAAGCGGGGTTCTCGAACGCGGGACTAGCGCGCCGTGTGGACCAGCTCGGTCTCGAACACGGCCTCGATCTCAGATATGACAAGACGTCGGTCACCCGATGGCTGCGCGGTCAGCAGCCCAGGGGTACGACCCCCGCGCTCATCGCCGAGGTGTTCACCCGCCGCCTCGGCCGCAGGCTCACCGCCCAGGACCTCGGCCTGGACGCCTGCGCCCCCGTGTACGCGGGGCTGGAGTTCGCCGCGACCCCCGAGGAGGCCATCGACATCGTCAGCGGGCTGTGGCGCAAGGACTCCGGCAGCCATGCCGAGCTGCGGAAGATCGCCTTCACCCCCGCCGGGCTCGTCGTGCCGAGCCGGGACTGGCTGATCGGCCGCGCCGACGACCGGGTGGGCCGGGGTGATCCGGGCGCCACCCGCGTCCCCCCGCAGGGCCGCCCGGCCCTGCCCCGGCAGCGCGGCCAGAGCGAGCGCGGCCCCGGCCAGAAGGTCACCGGCGGGGACATCGCCGCTCTCCGCTCGGTCGGTGAACTCTTCCGCGCCCTCGACGACGCCTACGGCGGCGGCCACGCCCGCCAGGCCCTGGTGCGCTACCTGGAGCACGAGGCCGAGCCGATGCTGCGCGGCGCGTACGGCGAACAGACCGGCCGGCGGCTGTTCGCCGCCGCCGCCGACCTCACCCGGCTGGCCGGCTGGACCTCGTACGACATCGGTGCCCACGGGCTCGCCCAGCGGTACTTCGTGCAGGCGCTGCGGCTGGCGCAGGCGGCGGGGGACCGGGCGTACGGGGCGTACGTGCTGGTCACGATGAGCCGTCAGGCGGTCTATCTGGGGCACGGACGGGAGGCCGTGCAGCTCGCGCGCGTCGCCCAGCAGGGCGTCGGGTCGGCCGTACCGCCGGTCGTGCAGTCGCTGCTGCACGCCGTCGAGGCGCGCGGGCACGCGGTGCTCGGGGAGGTGCGGGCCTCCACGGCCGCGCTGGTCCGGGCCGAGCGGGCCCTGGAGACGGCCCGGCCCGGGGACGAAGTCCCCTACTGGGCGCGGTTCTTCGACGAGGCCCAGCTCGCCGACGAGTTCGGGCACTGCCACCGCGACCTCCAGCAGTACCGCGCGGCCGCCCAGCACGCCGAGCGCTCCCTGCAACTGAGGGCGCCCGCCTACGCCCGTAGCCGCCTCTTCTGCCGCGTCGTCCTCGCCTCCGCCCGCCTGGGCCTCGGTGAGCTCGACCAGGCCTGTCAGCTGGGCGCGGAGGCCGCCGGGCAGGCCGCCGAGATGCGGTCGGTACGGGCGGTGGAGTACGTACGGGACTTCGAGCGCAGGTTGGAGCCGTACCGGGACGCGGCGCCGGTCCGGGGGTATCGGGACAAGGTGGCGGCGTTGGGGTAGCGGGACGATGCGGAAGGGGCGCCCGACGGCAGGTCGGGCGCCCCTTCCCTCGTTCAGGCGGCCGTTTCCAGGGGCTCTTCCTGTGGCGTCGGGTGGGCGTCGAGGTCGGTGAGGATGGCGTGGGCGGCTCGGCGGGCCGAGTGGAGGGCGCCCTGGACGGTGCTGGTGTCGCGGTGGTCGCCGCAGACGTAGAGGCCGGCGAGGAGGCGTACCGGGCGGCGCGGGTCGTGCGGTGCGGGCATCGCGGGAACGGCCTCGGGGGTGTGGTGGACCGCGAGGAGCTCCCAGCGGGTCGTGGACGTCCGGTAGAGACGGGCCAGTTGGACGCGGACCGTGGCGTCGAGGTGCGCGGGGTCCGGGGGAGTTCCCAGCACAGTGGACGTGATCAGCGCACGGCCCGCCGGAGCCCGGGCCGGGTCGACCTGGCTGATGACCGCCGTGTGCGAGACGGGCCCGCCGCGGTCCGCGTCGAGGAGCAGCGCCGGTTCGCCGAGCGGGGCCTCGTCCGTCGCATGGTGCAGGACCGTCACCGGGTGGAACTCCGGTACACGCAGCCCGGGGAGCAGTTCCGCTGCGGACCGGGCGTCCGTGGCCAGCACCACGGACCGGCAGGGGAGTTCGCCGTGGTCCGCCGTCGTCACCGAGGTCGTGCTGACCGCGGTGGCCCGGACCCCCGTGCGGACGGTGCCCGGCGGAAGGGCGGCCGCGAGGAGCTCCGGCAGGGTGTCGGCGCCGCCCTCGGGTATGCACAGCCGGCCCGTCGCGAAGGCGTGCAGGGCCAGGTCGGCGCAGCGGCTGGAGGTCTGGAGCGCCGGGTCCGCGAGGAGGGCGGCCAGCAGCGGCCGTACGAAACCGTCGATCGTCCGGGGCGGGAACCCCCGGGTCGCCAGCGCTTCGGCGATCGGTACCTCCGCCCGGTTGGCGAGCCGCTCCGGCGCGGTCGCGGCGAGCCGGCCCAGGGCCATGGCCAGTCGGGACTGGTCGGCGGGGGAGCCCAGACGGCCCTGGTTGCGGGGCAGCCGGGGGGCGCTTGCGAGGGCGCGCGCGGCTGTAAGTGCGCCCCTTGCGCTTCGGAGGGTCGGGGTGGCGCCGGCGCGGTGATGATGGCCGTCGGCGTGCAGCAGGACGCCGGGGGCGAACGGGCGCAGCGGCAGGGTGTCCAGGCCCGGTGTTCGACGCAGTTCGGGGTAGGACGTGGAGAGCAGGGGGGCGGTGCGGTCGAGGCGGAAGCCGTCGATTTTCTCCGTGGTCATCCGGCCGCCGATGGCCGGCGTGGCCTCCAGGACGGTGGTCGTCAGACCGGCCCTGGTCAGATGGCCGGCCGCCGCGAGGCCGGCCACGCCGGCTCCCACGACGATGACGTCCACGGGTTCCGTGTCGGCTGAGTACGTCGATTGGTACACCGGCTCAAGCACGTGCCCCTCCCGAGGTCGCGCGGCTGCTGGGGAGGTCATGCCCCCCACGCCCTTCTGGAATACCTGAGTTCGCGACGAGGATGAAGGGGCGGGGGCGGGCCGGGGAAGTAGCGTGTGACCTCGCACGGGGGCATGGGCGCGTCGGCCGTGCGCCCGGCGTCCGGCCCGGAGGGTTTCGCCCCCGCCGTGCACATCGACACAGCCCCGCGCCCCTGAAGGGGCGCGGGGAACTGCGCGACAAGCCACGAACAACCCGCACCCGCCAACGAAACCGCGCCCCCGAGTTCTTAGGCGGACCGGCTCTCCGCGGAGCGAATCGCTTCCTCGATCCCCGGATGCGCGAACTCGAACCCCGACTCCAGCAGCCGCGCAGGCACCGCGCGCGTACTGCCGAGCACATCCCCGGACACCTCGCCGAGGACGAGGCGCAGCACGGGCGCCGGCACGGTGAAGAGGGTGGGCCGGCGTAGGACCCGGCCCATGGCCGCGGTGATCTCACGGTTGGTCAGCGGCTCCGGCGCCGTCAGGTTGAACGGCCCGGACAGCGACGGCGAGTCGATGAGATGACGCAACGCCGCGACCTCGTCCCGCAGCGCGATGAAGCTCCAGTACTGCCGCCCGTCCCCCATCCGCCCCCCGAGCCCGGCCTTGAACAGCGGGAACAACGGCCCCCACGCGCCCCCATCCCGGGCCACCACCAGCCCCGTACGGGCGAACACCGTCCGGATCCCGGCAGCCGACGCGGCCTCCGTCGCCCCCTCCCACTCCACACACAGCGACGGCAGGAACCCCTCCCCGGCCGGCGCCGACTCGTCCACCACCCGGTCGCCCGTGGAGCCGTAGAACCCGATCGCGCTGCCGTTGACGAACACTCCGGGCGGCGCGTCCAGGGACGCCACGGCCTTGGCGAGCGTCGAGGTGCCGAGCACCCGGCTGCGGCGGATCGTCGCCTTGTACGCCTTCGTCCAGCGACGGGACGCGACCCCCGCGCCGGCGAGGTTCACCACGGCCGCGCACCCCTCCAGCGCCGCCGCGTCGACCCGCCCGGCCTCCGGATCCCAGCGCGCCTCGTCCCGCGCCCGCGGCTCCCGCCGTACGAGCCGCACCACCTCGTACCCGTCCGCCATGAGGGAACGGGTCAGCGCCGAACCGATCAGACCGGACGCCCCGGTGATCACGACACGGGAACCGGGCGGCACGGAGGGCACGGGCGGCACGGGCG
Protein-coding sequences here:
- the htpX gene encoding zinc metalloprotease HtpX, whose amino-acid sequence is MSNRFRSDPRLTVRMTVTMFLLGLLYVLFVAALVALLKSWVLVVVIAAGFLAAQFWFSDRIALYAMRGRIVEREEYPRLHGVVDRLCAVADVPKPQVAVADMEMPNAFATGRNADHAVLCVTTGLLARLEPDELEGVLAHELSHVAHRDVAVMTIASFLGVIAGLVVRFAFYSHMFGGRRDQNTAVVFSAVLGISAAVYALSFLLIRVLSRYRELAADRAGALLTGRPSALASALTKVTGDIARIPTRDLRTQQAFNAFYFTPALGSRPQLSRFFATHPPLEQRLAQLGRISVELGQSAPPGSGKAG
- a CDS encoding SCO2195 family GlnR-regulated protein, which gives rise to MQAAPVRATAIPSFTDALRAVESLLMSGGQRTARRNAWTSVLEDRRRAKDRVEAERVLEEAVSARLS
- the lipB gene encoding lipoyl(octanoyl) transferase LipB is translated as MSGLRFVRMGFGTEAVEYREAWDEQRRVHAARFADDIDDTVLLLEHPPVYTAGRRTADNERPLDGTPVVDVDRGGKITWHGPGQLVGYPIQKLPRPVDVVAHVRRLEEALIRTCAEFGLETTRVEGRSGVWVLGDPVEQRLGGLSLDLDPRMTDEEFDPRMNGPEYAPSNAGQRREDRKVAAIGIRVAKGVTMHGFALNVNPDNVWFDRIIPCGIRDAGVTSLANELGRDITIAEVLPVAEKHLRDVLENADLKPREVERASA
- a CDS encoding RDD family protein produces the protein MDKRQAIGSWLSGPRAAAEEAGVDFGYRGEQLGLPEEGPGSIARPGRRLGALAVDWGLCLLIAYGLITDGYDQATSNWALLIFFLLHALTLGTVGFTPGKRLFGLRVVAQDTGAVNPLRALIRTVLLCLAIPALVWDRDGRGLHDRLARTVEVRI
- a CDS encoding SCO2583/SCO2584 N-terminal domain-containing protein; the protein is MSEQDDSEREFDLRWADNAEHKEPSARARMLAARWKENPPAPQPFRADPDPVGPRRSSWVSTVIVFGCVAGLIALIGYINYRSSY
- the lipA gene encoding lipoyl synthase, with product MSAVSPDGRKMLRLEVRNSQTPIERKPEWIKTRAKMGPEYTKMQSLVKSEGLHTVCQEAGCPNIYECWEDREATFLIGGDQCTRRCDFCQIDTGKPEALDRDEPRRVGESVVTMDLNYATITGVARDDLPDGGAWLYAETVRQIHEQTADREAGQTKVELLAPDFNAVPELLEEVFASRPEVFAHNVETVPRIFKRIRPGFRYERSLKVITEARDYGLVTKSNLILGMGETREEVSETLRQLHDAGCELVTITQYLRPSVRHHPVERWVKPQEFVELKQEADEIGFSGVMSGPLVRSSYRAGRLYQMAVEKRGTYIASQAV
- a CDS encoding DUF4191 domain-containing protein, translating into MARKETAADAANPGRLKQIALTYKMTRRADKKIGLVLAAIGIITFGVFLAIGFLIGHPIYLGIFGLLIAFLATAIVFGRRAERAAFGQMEGQPGAAAAVLDNVGRGWTTTPAVAMNRSQDVVHRAVGKAGIVLVAEGNPNRVKGLLAAEKKKMARIVADVPVHDLVVGTGEGQVELKKLRTTMLKLPRVLSGPQVTATNDRLRAMGDLMSNMPLPKGPMPKGMRMPKGGPKAR
- a CDS encoding regulator — its product is MTERPAQRTPNRQLAALIAEAGFSNAGLARRVDQLGLEHGLDLRYDKTSVTRWLRGQQPRGTTPALIAEVFTRRLGRRLTAQDLGLDACAPVYAGLEFAATPEEAIDIVSGLWRKDSGSHAELRKIAFTPAGLVVPSRDWLIGRADDRVGRGDPGATRVPPQGRPALPRQRGQSERGPGQKVTGGDIAALRSVGELFRALDDAYGGGHARQALVRYLEHEAEPMLRGAYGEQTGRRLFAAAADLTRLAGWTSYDIGAHGLAQRYFVQALRLAQAAGDRAYGAYVLVTMSRQAVYLGHGREAVQLARVAQQGVGSAVPPVVQSLLHAVEARGHAVLGEVRASTAALVRAERALETARPGDEVPYWARFFDEAQLADEFGHCHRDLQQYRAAAQHAERSLQLRAPAYARSRLFCRVVLASARLGLGELDQACQLGAEAAGQAAEMRSVRAVEYVRDFERRLEPYRDAAPVRGYRDKVAALG
- the glnA gene encoding type I glutamate--ammonia ligase; this translates as MFQNADEAKKFIADKDVKFIDVRFCDLPGVMQHFTVPAEAFDPAEELAFDGSSIRGFQAIHESDMALRADLSTARVDPFRKDKTVNINFFIHDPITGEQYSRDPRNVAKKAEAYLASTGIADTAYFGPEAEFYVFDSVRFATSSNESFYHIDSEAGAWNTGALEDNRGYKVRYKGGYFPVPPVDHFADLRAEISLELEKSGLKVERQHHEVGTAGQAEINYKFNTLLAAADDLQLFKYIVKNVAWRNGKTATFMPKPIFGDNGSGMHVHQSLWSNGDPLFYDEAGYAGLSDTARYYIGGILKHAPSLLAFTNPTVNSYHRLVPGFEAPVNLVYSQRNRSAAMRIPITGSNPKAKRVEFRAPDSSGNPYLAFSALLLAGLDGIKNKIEPAEPIDKDLYELAPEEHAGVPQVPTSLPAVLDSLERDHEFLLAGDVFTSDLIETWIEYKRANEIAPLQLRPHPHEFELYFDV